CACTTAACCAAGGTAAAAATTCAGCTACTGCTCTGTAGTAGCATACTAGCATAGCACACAATTGTATTCCCTGAAATGTGTTAGTCTGCTAAGTGTGTCACTAGGAGTTTAACATCCAGAACTCTCAAATATGTGTGGCCACTTGTATTAAAATGGTACAGTGCATAATTAAATACAGAATACCACAAGGAAATGTTATCAAAGCTCAAGTATGAGCTCATGAAGCTGATGAACATAAGTGAAATGTGATGCTGCTAGGACACACTTCCCAACttgtctctttttttatttacatGTTAAAAAGAGAGTTACACCAACAGGCAACAGGAAACAGTGCAACATGGAGAAAATATGCATAAGCAGCAAAGCAATGTAGTTCAACAAAATGCAACTTAGCATTGTGGAAAATCAGAACTAAGAAACATGTAACCCCTATAATTCTTGAATGTCCACAGCACACTTGTGGTGAAAGATACAAGTGCATGCAAAAGCTCCATAGAGGAAGACTATGAGATGTCAAGACTTGGTGTTTAAGTTATAATTGGTCAAGTATGTCCAATGTTCATGTAGTCGAAAGATGTGTCATCACCAAAATGCATGCCTGAATTGATCGACCTACCTACCTTTGCATAGCAGCATGTGAAAATTCATCTACCTATACCTATACTAATCAGAGTCTCAAAAAAATCTCACGTTAATcggagaaaaagagaaacatCTAGCCATCGATCCATTGTGGGGCCCTTTTTAATGGTTcagattttaaaaaaaaaagttcaaagaGAAGAGGTCTGCTGAAAACAGTATTGAAGGAAAAGGAAACTTAGTCAATTGTAAGCCATTGATCAACCTCTCATTCCCTTGTTACGATATATGAAAACtggaaaaaattatgaaaactGGAAAAAAAATGTGCAAAAGGACACGATAGCAATATCTCCCAGGCTATTATGatggaaaggaaaagagaaagaaatatTGAAAGACGCACGTCCATCTCTTCCCATTACTGCATATGTAATATGTTACCACACTGCATATAACAGGGAGGTTTGTGGTTCTGGAGTGGTGCAGCGATCACCAGGGCTTTACTACAGATCTCCTTGATCTTGGCTTGTGCGATGGCCAAGCGGCTTGTGCGATGGCCTTGACCGTGAGGCGAAGCGGAGTCGACAAAGGGTGTGCACACGGCGGAGGACTAGCTCAAGAAAACCATCACGTTAGGCTGAAACGTTGCAGTTATCTAACTAGGACACAGTTGCCGATTAATCAACCCCACGAGCCTGCGAAGACCTGGAGGCGAAACTGATCGGAGTCAGCAGATGGCGACGTGCAGACCGTGTCCAAATCTACAGCCGTACCCTAGCAGAATATGGTGCTGACATCATCGGACTTCACTGATCGAATGTGTGTCCGGTCAGATTTAGTTTGCAGATTGAGAAGATATGAATTGTGGTCAACTTTACGAATTTCGATATAAAGGCATGTTAATTAGGTATCACATGATTGATAGTACGATGGGCATGCATACTTCAACATATACCCTTATACAGCCGGGAAGTATGATCAGGACCGAAGTTTTGATACCTGCTTGGTCCATATGTTATTTGAGCCAGACCAGTTAAAcagatttgcaaaaaaaattgcattagcTCATTCACATATTACTTATACTTCTATGCTTGCAGATTACAAAGGCTCAGTTATACAGAGAGTAAGTTACGCACGTATTAAGCTGACAACATTTCTCAACATTTACTCTTCTATCTTATGAATTAGAAGATTGCTTAGCAGAAGCCATAAAATACAATCCAGCATGTTGACGCCAAACACAAAGATGCTCCTACACACAATCACCTAATAGCATCAGATCAGAACACTGCAGGCAATAAATTTGATTACTACAGGCACTAGGCTACTCGCCACATTGTATATTTTATTAATGTTACATAAAATCGAGAGGCTAGGTCTCAATTGGTTCATTTTCAGTCAACTGCTATCACATAAACAATTCATTAGTAAAATGAAAAGGGAGATATACATTGCATAATGCAAGAACTCAGAAAGACATATTTTGTTAAATGCTAGTTATGATAATGGCTTAGTAGCTAACAAATGGGAGACAAGTGCCTGAAACGATACGATCGATTTAGTACCATCATTTTGCTACAATTACACAGACCCTCCAAAACAGCAATGCGTTAGTTTTTATGACCAACTTGCATCAGTCTAAACGTGCTTTTTGTAAACATCAACATCATAAAAACTGCAACCttctgataatatgaacacactAAGAAATACATTAACATGAATAAAATCTAGACATACATGAAGTCATGAAGGAAAGCAATACTGACAGCTTCATGATTTAACTGGAGCAAAAGGGTCGTCATTAGAAAAATTTGCTCCTCGTTGAAACTTCCAGGGTCTACCTCCTTCAGGACCCTTGCTCCCCAAGATAGCCAGATTAAAGTTACGAGCCCATCTTGAACTATCCATATTCTGAACAATGGAAAATATCTGGTTGGCTGAAATTCCAGTGACCCTTACATTGGCTGAGACGATTGCACTAAAGTTCAGCACCCGCGCATTCTGGTAGATGAACTGGAGGAAGGCCAGCTCATGTTGCCCCCCTCGAAACTCACAGATTGTCATCACCTTGACGCACAACACAACACTTCTGATGGGACCAACCTCTTGCCAGAACTTGAGGTTGAGCTTGTCAGCGGGTTCATCACATTTTGCAGACTGCAAATGCTACAAACCAATAAATCATTGAAATGCTAAGGAAGTGATGTACAGTACAGTAGCCAGCTCTTATGCATAAAGATTTTGGAAGGAAGATAAACATAGGGGCCTAAAGCATGTCTACAAATTACAGCAAATGAGTAAACAAAATACTGAATGGACTCTCCAGACTGTAATCTGCAATTATAGCCCTCGTTTAGGGCATTCAGATATACAAAATAAAGCACATTGCCAATAGCAAGCAGACATAATAACTGTGTCTTAATCATTAAGCTCACTAAAGTATAGACTATATAAAAGATATCTGCACAGCTTTCCACTGGAACACAGCTCAGTTTACAAACATAACTTGCCCTATTAATGATCATGTTTAACCCATGTCCAAATACCACATACCAACTTGTTCATTCTATTCCTCTTGTTTTGCTAAGTAACAGACTACAGAAGCTACCCAGAGTAAGTTCATTTTACCAGTTGGCATATCAGTGTTCCCTGGTACTCAGAATGTGTCAGACAAAGCCTGAAGCAAAATACTTTACCTATCCATGGCAATGGAAAAGTTGTTAAAAATCCCTACTTATGTTTATACACAGTATTTGTTCTCATCCAACAGGCAGACTTTGAGTGTCGTTATTGCACAAAAAATCCAGTCTAACAGGCACTAAGGACTGACCAGAAGAGAATTTGAAAGATTGCCTCCCCGTTATTATTGAAAGGAATATGTTATGAAACCTTGGAGACATGtccatgaaataaaaaaaatactaccgTCAACATTCACTCAGGCTTGCGCACCATGTTAGGCCACCCTAGTTTAAGCTAGCGACAGCTGTATGAGTGTACAATAAGAGTGCTTGTAAATTATTACCATAATATGCAGCGCCTCGACATTGGGGAAGCATTTCAGGAAGGCAGGCACCTTCATggcatcattggctccaaaacACACTTTCAAGCTCAGACACTTCACACTTGTGAGTATTGTGCTTGCACTTGGTGCAATCCCAGGCTGTAATGCACCAAATTCAGTAAGAATGGTCACACATTGAATGCAACATCACTACGAAGTGAACAAAGTGGAACGATAGGATATTAGGAAGAAGGCAGTAACAGTACCATGATGCTGGTGCCTCCAATCTCTAGCAGGTGCTGTGTTGGGTCCAGATACCCCAATACGCACAGCTTTGGGGCGGTGCCAATCTTGATCCTGGTGCGCAAGCCACTGGCTGGGTTGGGAGATGCCCGGACTTCCCACAGGATAAGCCGCTCGAGACACGGGGTGCTCACCAAGGTGATGCTCTCCACCATGGAAGCGCAGATCTGCACGCACCGGAGGCTCTGGCCGACGAGACACAACCCCTTCATGCTTCCTTGGATGTTGAGGATCTCCAGGAGGGGGCTCCTGGCGACGAGGGAGTCGATGTCCCCGTCCTTGACGACGACGCTGCAGATGCCGAGCTCGCGGAGGTTGGGGAAGGAGGCGCCTTGGAGGTGCGACGCGTGCGGGAACTTCCAGAAGCCAATGTAGAGGCAGGTGAGGTTGGCGATCCGGAAGAGCGTGTCGGGGAGGGGCACCTCCCGCGGGCCGGGGCGGTTGACGAGGACGAGCTCCTGGACGCCCTTGGCGGCGAGGATGCGGAGCCAGCGCTTGAGCTGGGGCTGGTACGCGTCCATGCGGGTGGAGACGAGGTGGGCGCAGCGGAAGGGGCCCGGGTGCGCGGCGAGGGCGCCCGacacggcggcggtgacggcgggcGCGTCGGCGGGCGCCGGGGGCCAGTGGTCCAGGAGGTGGGCGTCGGCGACGGCTAGCGGCGCCGCGAGCCAGACCCGGCGCCAGCGCGTGGCGAGCACGGAGGTGCGCGCGGCGTCCTTGAAGGGGAGGCGGGAGACGATGTCGCGGAGGAGCGCGTCGGAGAGGCCGCTGATGCGGTCGACGCCGTccttggaggcggcggcgccgcggcgggcgacgaggcgggcggtggtggagacGGGCGGGTCGGGGACGCAGCTGCAGATGTACGACAGGAGGTGCTCCGTGTCCCGCAGGTCGGCCGCCGACGTGCGGTCCAGGTTGGGGAATGGCGCGCAGctggccatggccggcggcgccggtaggggaggggatcgagcacGAGGatgcggcggctagggtttagcTGGGGGAGCGAGTGGCGGCGGATGGTTCGCTTGTGTTGTCTCCTGTGGTGTGGGTGGGCTAAATGTCGGAAGTGGGTTGCTCCTGGCCCATTTATCGATCACTGTGTTCGAGTGCACTGgctcttcacttgttcttcctTGATTTAAACAACGGTGAGTAATGGAAGCAATTACTACATGAAATTGGAAACATGCGGCTGGTTCGTTTTAAGGCAAATTTTGCTGTGGATGTAAAGTAACCTTGATTTGCTGCACCCTGTGATCGGAAGGCACTCTTATTTTATGCAAATTTGCTGAAAGagtaaaataatatttttaagGGTGTGTGGTCAAAGTCCCTGAGCTCTTATTGGCCATAGATCTTGCATGTTAATTTAATTTCTTGGCCATATATTGGATTGATGGATATTTTATTTTTGAGTGGAAATCCCCGTGAGCTCCAACGTGCGAGTTTGGGAATGGCTGCCCATCAACAGCTCGGATAAGATGGATGGCGGCGGTTTTTAAGTAGGTCAACTAGTGGTTCACTAGGCGCGGTGCTGGAGCTAGACCGGACAGGCGGCTCAGTCGGTCAGGGCATAGCGTGCCGGAGCAAAGGAAGGAAGGTGGAGGaaggaaagaagaaatcaaGTAAAATTGCAATGTTTCACAATTAATTACGATGAGAAACTATGGCTCCAACAGGATGTCAAATCTAACGTTGGGATTGGGAATGGGAATCGTCAAAAGCATTAACTAATTAGAATCCTAGCGATTATGAAAATAATTTTATACACGAAGCTGCTGGCGTCCGTATGTACATCCGATCCGGACACTAGCGTCGGACGCGGCAACGAAACCATGAAATTTTCCACGGCAACATTTACGTAGAGCTTGTCTctaactagaacatagttcttgtcgcgtcgtgagacttgttctgcttctgttttgtttggaggtaacttgtgctttTTGATATAGTTGATGAAAGGATTTCTCTAATCTAtgtcaatcatcataacctcccgatctggtgcaGCACGTACGTCAATCAGTTACACACATGATCTTATAGCCTAACACATGTTGATCTACTTAATGCGGAATTAGATGGTTTGGATCTTATACCAGCATTAGAAGATGCCATTGCTGCCTCCTGAGTCGATGTAGTTGTCGGTGTAGTCTTAGTAGAGTCGATGAAGCTCACCGAATCAAGAACAGAGGTTCTTGATCGATGATCTGCTAATCTTGTCTGGTAGCGCCTTCCTTCTAGATGCCAATGAGATTGGCTTGGACGGTGGAGCTCGAGCTTCTACTCCCTCCAGCTCCCTTACCGATTCGTGTTTAGGTTTTTGGCTAGATGCGAAAGATCTTGATGTACTTGAAACAACAACCGACCCCTTAGTTTTATATGAAGTTGTGGGGGCAGGGCCTAAAGTCCTATTTGGAAACGAATCGTGTTCCTGCCGATCACGGACACGCAGTCCTATTCCCTCACGAGATGAAAACGTGGGGAACAAGTTCCTCTCTATTCCTTAACGGAGAAGATCACGTTACTAAAATTTCCAACATCCACTACACATTGGTCATGTTTGGTACTGCAGTGGGGAGAATCGCTTCTCAAATAAACCACACTAATATGGGAAAAACACTTCTCAAATAAGTCCATATCGGacgaaacaacaaacaacaccATCAGCCAgttggattggaacatcaacACACACCGCACAACGCTATCACATTAATCAAACTCCACTCAAAACTACACATCAATATtgatagttggattgggacactCATCGTACTACTCAACTCAAGAAACATCATTCGgttagttggattgggacatcaacccgTACTGCACCACATCTCTTTGCCGCAGCTCCTCAACTCCACCGCGACACCCTCAACATCTCTGCAGCATCTCCAGCTGCCGCTCCACTAGAACGCTATCCCTACAGTCCACCACCAAGGACTCTCCTTCAGTCACCGAGGCACCTGCACCAACACTagctctttttcctttttttcatatttgaatgaaaaaaatgaCGCCTCACAGTGGCAGCTAGCAACCTGTCATGACCAGAGCTACCAAAATGACGCCTCCAGAAAGGAGTGTGACATCACATACGCCAGCGTCGCTCGATCAGGAATATCTGAACTATTACACGCATAGAGCTTGTATCCCCAGATTAAGAATCCATATTTGCTGCATAATCGAATTGGGGCCAAACATAGTACGCTTAGAGTTAGAATCCGGAAACAATCCAAAATCGATCCGAATCCATTTTCGGTTCGGAATTTGTTTCCAGAGAAACATATTTGATTTTGGTATAAGCTAGGGACCGACCACGTATTGATCGATAGAGAGAATCTAGAAAaccccagctcgccgccgccgccgccaccaccgcctaaGCTCGCGCCACCGCGAATTTGTCGGCGTGGAAAACGCAGGCAAGCGATGGCGTCATCGCAGGGTCCTGTGAGCACGACAGCGTCGACGTGCACGCCGGAGACGGCGCGCGGCCGGCACACGTTCAAGATCTCCGGGTACAGCCTGCACAAGGGCCTCGGCGCCGGCAAGTTCATCCGCTCCGCCACCTTCTACGTCGGCGGCCACGGCTGGAGCATCCGCTACTACCCCGACGGGCACACCGGCAAGGACGGCAGCAAGGATTTCATCTGCGTCTACCTCGAGCTCATGGCGGAGAAGGGCtgctgcgccgctgccgccgtggtGCGGGCGGTCTACGACCTGAGGCTGGTGGACCAGCTCACCGAGGAATCGAAGGTCATCTTCAAGCCGGTGACGCCGAGGGCGTTCAGCGGCGAGAGCCCGGCCTGGGGCTCCCGGTGGTTCATGCGGCGGACGGAGCTGGAGGCGTCGACGTACCTGCGAGAGGATCGCATCGTGATCGAGTGCAACGTCACCGTCATTGTCGCAAAGCCGGAGGGTGAACCCCAGGCAATAGGTGAGGTTCAAGCACCGCCATCGGACTTGTCGGCCGATTTCGGGAAGTTGCTGCAGATAGGGGAGAGTGCTGATGTGGTGTTCAAGGTCCAAGATGAGACTTTCCGTGCGCACAGGATCGTGCTCGCGGTGCGCTCACCGGTGTTCAAGGCGGAGCTCTACGGACCATTGAAAGACAATAAGAACAGTGGGATCATACTAGTTGAAGATATACATCCTGTTGTTTTCAAAGCGTTGCTTCACTTCATGTACACGGATTCCTTACCGGCAATGCATGATCTTGATGGGGATGAGAACAAAGAAATCATCAAGCATTTATTTGTGGCTGCGGACAGATATGGCATGGAAAGGATGAAGTTGGTGTGTGCAAGCATCCTTAGCAAGAGGCTTGATGTTGAGAGTGTGTCGGACACCTTAGCTCTAGCTGACCGGCATAGTTGCAGTAAGCTCAAAGATACCTGTATTCAATTCATCATCTCTTCAAATAGCATGGATGAAGTGGTAGCAAGCCGAGGATACAAGGAACTCAAAAGAGTATGTCCTGCTGCCACCGTGGAATTATGGGAGCAAGCATCAAAGTCACAAAAGATTGTGTATGCTGAGCAGCGTGAACGCGTCGTAGATGAGCTAGATTAACTTCTGCATTGTTGGTTTGAAATATACATAGACTCTTGAGTTAAAGTTGTCCTCTCCATTATTTTTCGTCCATGCTTACAATTTCGGACATATATATGACTGGTATGTTATGAATTTACACTGGTTCAATAATACTCTAGGATTTTATTTGCAATTTGCTGGCTAAGGCATTTTatgtgtttattttttttaaatcgcTGCGTGTACTTTCACCTGGAGAGAATGAGTAATTAACTAGCCTAACATGAATAAACTTGCTATCGCGTGCCGTTGCAAATTTCATTGTCAATTTGAACATGTTCTATTATGTAGACATATTATGGGATCTAGGGCCCTTGAAAACTCTACCTGAATGGAGACATACTAATGCATTTGTATTAAGCTTGTGTCGGTGTTCTTAGAGGCTACATCAGACCTTTTAATGGGTTGAACAGCCCATTTACCTGAGATGTTAATAAGATTCTTAGTTCCTTGAAAGAAAAATGTATATGATCTTTGATATTTACATAGTATTATTGGAGCTTTTCCTTCCAATTTGGAGAGTTAAAAATTGACACATTGTACTGAAATTATTGATTTACACCACTTACTCTATTTGAATTTGGAGCCTGCAATCATATCCTGCATCAGGGTGCAGtaggaaccagctggttgcgcTGTGCTTGTGCCCTGGTGCGATTGTGTTATATATACCACTGTCTAGGacttattttgaatcattttctCTTAATCTAATGGAACAGACAGATCCTGACACTTCTCAGGGAAAGAAGAGTTTGCATCACAGGACAGTGTAATGTATTATGGTAACACTTAGAATGCCACTATGTTTGTGGCCGTCTGTAGTTCAAAATTTTCAGAAATCAATCCTGCGCTCTGGATCAGAGGTTCCATTGGCAACACCTTTCTTCTTAGTGGACCATTCTACAGATAGAACTTGGTACCCTGAATGGGAACTTAATTTTGCAATCATTGTTTGACGATAGAGCTGATTGCCATATTATAATTTTATAAATATGGATAGATTGGGGCACATTGACAGACAAGATGTGGCTTGGTTTGTGACGGGAATCCTCTGGACCTGCAGAAGTGATAGTGCCAGAAATACCAATCTTTCCTTCCATACTACGCTGAACTCTGCTTGAATGATACGAATTTTCGTGAATTTGATATCTCCAGTAGTCTCGTGTGAGCAGCTTGCCAAGCAGGTAACATGTGTCGCGGCCTCGCGAGCTCATGTCATAGCCAGGGTGCACAGCACCTGCCAACATGTGATCTGAGCGACCATGGCACACGGCGCGCGGTTGGAGCGGATCAGAACAGGCAAGCCACCAGCGCCATACTCTATTCACAGCCTGCAGACCATAAACAGGTGAGATAGTAGGTTGGCTTAACTGAATTTCAATCTTAGAGGCATACAATCAGTAGCCGGCATTTCGATTAAAAAATCAGAAGGCAGCACAGATGAAATATGCTATTGAATTGTCCTCCCGCGCTTAGTCACGGATGATTCTGAACACATAATATACAAAATTTCTATACACTAATCAAAATTTAATGGAAAACTAATATAAAAACTTATAGAACAAATTTTGGGACAAATTAATGTACGAAATTTTTGAAGCAAAGTTTCTGAACAAAACTTTGacttaaaattttggagaaaaaatTCGAactgaaaaaaattgagaaccaaaaattttggaagaaaaaattaaggcaaaaaaattgagaacaaaactaaaacaaaGAAAAGGGCGAAACAAAAGCGGGCCGGCGTGGAGCTCGCCGTGCCAACATGCGAATCCGACCGGCGGTGCCGTGTGCCACCGCGCAAGCCGCTGCCGTGGCCCCCGCCACGCCCCCACGCTGGGCctcgccgtgcccgccgcgctACAAAAGCTCGGCGTCGCAGCACCCCACCGCCTCACCCGCTGTCGCGCCTGCTCAGCGCGGCATGCCGCTCGGGGGTTCGCCGCAGTCAAGGAGGAAGTCGCCCCCTCCACCGGATCTGGATGGAGAGAGCCAGGGTATACGTGGATTTGCGCGGACCTCGAAGGTGCTCCTTGAGTTCGCGAGCGCCTCACCGGAGGACGCTACTCTTGGAGCTGCATGCTCGTCACGGAGCGCATCGTCCTCACCTTGTCGGGATCTGAAGATGAACGCAGGAAGAGAGCAGGAATGGAGAAAGAGAACGAGAAGGAAGTAGGAAGGAAGAGAACGACATGGAAGGTTTCGTTGTGAAGGATAgcaatgtactccctccatcccagaaTATGGCTAAGTTTAGACTTTTCAAAATCAAAGCTTTTCAATTTTGACTACAAATATTGAAATAATGATGGTGACTTGTTAATAGATTTATCGTGAAACaaactattataatatgtaatCTTTTCTATctgaaataatttatttttatagatattgttggtcaaagttaaaaaagaTTGACTTTGGAAAAACCTCAATGTAGCTATATTCTGTGATGGAAGGAGCATTAATTATCGTGGGCTCAACGCATGTAGagtgaggatgcgtggttgaaTCGACCGGTCGGTCAACAACTCCCGATAGGGCTGGACATTCAGTTTTCGGTTCGGTTTCGGTTCGGTTCCTCAGGTTTTTGAAGAAATTTGGTTAACCGATCGGTTCTCAAAAATTCTTGGAACTGACCATTTCAGTTTTCGGTTATTTCGGTAACCGAAATTTTTCAGAAGAGGTCAAGACAACAATAAATATATGTGTTTTAAGGCAAATTTATGCAACACTATATCCATTTTCAATAGTAATAATTTATAAGGGAAGAATAGCAATATAGTAACACAAATATATAGTAGTTCAGATATGAAACACCACACATAAACCAAACATAATCTTACAAAATACAAGTAAGTGAAGTATAATTCATGTAATCGGTTCTTTCGGTTAATTCGGTTAACCGAGAGTAGGAATCAAATTTTCTTCGGTTATGTCGGTTCCTCAATATCAGGAACCGAATAAGGAACCGAATTTTTCGGTTCCAGTTCTTTCGGTTTCGGTTCCGATTCTTTCAGTTCGGTTTTCGGTTCGGTTATTTTTGCCCAGACCTCCCGATCGACTGGAATCAAAGCATTGGGAGTATATGTATAGATAGATTAAGTCGAGAGGCATTGGTTGTGATTTTGTAGTTCTGTCCAAAAAATTATTTATATGGTTCGTGATTTCACAACAAAACTAACTTCGTATAGTTGTACTTCAGTCGTCCCAAAATATATCTACATCTAGATTTATTtaagtcaaattattttaaatttgaaaaaatTTGTATGAAAATATAGATTTATTTAAGTCAAACTATTTAAAGTTTGAAAAAAattgtatgaaaatatattaagatttatgacatcaaattagaaatatatttttattgtgTGTTGTTTCGCTGTTGTAGATGTGAATATTTTTCCAATCAAATTGGTCTACCTGAGATAGTTTTACATGGGACAGGATCCGAGTTGCCCGATCCGAGTTAATATCGCACAGGATCTAGGTGTGGAACTCTGGATCGACTTTGTTATTGCGTCATCGAGTTTGATACGCACCACTGCACCAGCATAATATAATTCGACGCAACGAGATACTCCCGTAATACAACTAGAGACAAGGTCGCCGTCATGGGTTCGAGCCTGGGCGTCCCCTCCTACGGTAGgtcgtcgtcttcttcgtcGAATCAGTTCGCCATGCCAATGCCAACGACGAGGGTGGAGTCCCGGTGCGTTCCGCGGACAGCGCAGGGCACCCTCTCGTTCGAGGTCACCGGCTACCGGCAGCTACTGAAGGGATTCGCCGGAAGTTTCATCAGTTCATCGAGCATCCTAGTCGGCGGCTACAGTTGGTGCCTCCGATACTACCCGGACGGAGACGGCAGGGAGGAGTGCAAAGGCTTCGCCGGACTCTACCTCGAGCTGCTGACCAAGAACGTGGTTGTGAAAGCGCTCTTTGATTTCAGATTGGTCGATCTGACCACAGGGGCG
The genomic region above belongs to Setaria italica strain Yugu1 chromosome VI, Setaria_italica_v2.0, whole genome shotgun sequence and contains:
- the LOC101761804 gene encoding putative FBD-associated F-box protein At5g22720 isoform X3 — its product is MASCAPFPNLDRTSAADLRDTEHLLSYICSCVPDPPVSTTARLVARRGAAASKDGVDRISGLSDALLRDIVSRLPFKDAARTSVLATRWRRVWLAAPLAVADAHLLDHWPPAPADAPAVTAAVSGALAAHPGPFRCAHLVSTRMDAYQPQLKRWLRILAAKGVQELVLVNRPGPREVPLPDTLFRIANLTCLYIGFWKFPHASHLQGASFPNLRELGICSVVVKDGDIDSLVARSPLLEILNIQGSMKGLCLVGQSLRCVQICASMVESITLVSTPCLERLILWEVRASPNPASGLRTRIKIGTAPKLCVLGYLDPTQHLLEIGGTSIMPGIAPSASTILTSVKCLSLKVCFGANDAMKVPAFLKCFPNVEALHIMHLQSAKCDEPADKLNLKFWQEVGPIRSVVLCVKVMTICEFRGGQHELAFLQFIYQNARVLNFSAIVSANGPEGGRPWKFQRGANFSNDDPFAPVKS
- the LOC101761804 gene encoding putative FBD-associated F-box protein At5g22720 isoform X1 translates to MASCAPFPNLDRTSAADLRDTEHLLSYICSCVPDPPVSTTARLVARRGAAASKDGVDRISGLSDALLRDIVSRLPFKDAARTSVLATRWRRVWLAAPLAVADAHLLDHWPPAPADAPAVTAAVSGALAAHPGPFRCAHLVSTRMDAYQPQLKRWLRILAAKGVQELVLVNRPGPREVPLPDTLFRIANLTCLYIGFWKFPHASHLQGASFPNLRELGICSVVVKDGDIDSLVARSPLLEILNIQGSMKGLCLVGQSLRCVQICASMVESITLVSTPCLERLILWEVRASPNPASGLRTRIKIGTAPKLCVLGYLDPTQHLLEIGGTSIMPGIAPSASTILTSVKCLSLKVCFGANDAMKVPAFLKCFPNVEALHIMHLQSAKCDEPADKLNLKFWQEVGPIRSVVLCVKVMTICEFRGGQHELAFLQFIYQNARVLNFSAIVSANVRVTGISANQIFSIVQNMDSSRWARNFNLAILGSKGPEGGRPWKFQRGANFSNDDPFAPVKS
- the LOC101761804 gene encoding F-box/FBD/LRR-repeat protein At1g16930 isoform X2 encodes the protein MASCAPFPNLDRTSAADLRDTEHLLSYICSCVPDPPVSTTARLVARRGAAASKDGVDRISGLSDALLRDIVSRLPFKDAARTSVLATRWRRVWLAAPLAVADAHLLDHWPPAPADAPAVTAAVSGALAAHPGPFRCAHLVSTRMDAYQPQLKRWLRILAAKGVQELVLVNRPGPREVPLPDTLFRIANLTCLYIGFWKFPHASHLQGASFPNLRELGICSVVVKDGDIDSLVARSPLLEILNIQGSMKGLCLVGQSLRCVQICASMVESITLVSTPCLERLILWEVRASPNPASGLRTRIKIGTAPKLCVLGYLDPTQHLLEIGGTSIMPGIAPSASTILTSVKCLSLKVCFGANDAMKVPAFLKCFPNVEALHIMSAKCDEPADKLNLKFWQEVGPIRSVVLCVKVMTICEFRGGQHELAFLQFIYQNARVLNFSAIVSANVRVTGISANQIFSIVQNMDSSRWARNFNLAILGSKGPEGGRPWKFQRGANFSNDDPFAPVKS
- the LOC101762221 gene encoding BTB/POZ and MATH domain-containing protein 2, whose translation is MASSQGPVSTTASTCTPETARGRHTFKISGYSLHKGLGAGKFIRSATFYVGGHGWSIRYYPDGHTGKDGSKDFICVYLELMAEKGCCAAAAVVRAVYDLRLVDQLTEESKVIFKPVTPRAFSGESPAWGSRWFMRRTELEASTYLREDRIVIECNVTVIVAKPEGEPQAIGEVQAPPSDLSADFGKLLQIGESADVVFKVQDETFRAHRIVLAVRSPVFKAELYGPLKDNKNSGIILVEDIHPVVFKALLHFMYTDSLPAMHDLDGDENKEIIKHLFVAADRYGMERMKLVCASILSKRLDVESVSDTLALADRHSCSKLKDTCIQFIISSNSMDEVVASRGYKELKRVCPAATVELWEQASKSQKIVYAEQRERVVDELD